The genome window CCAGCGACCTTTTCTCCCTCCGTCCAGGTCCAGCTGCCGGCGCCGAGAGAAGTTATGGGCCTTGGGCCGTAAGTGGCGTGCCCGCCCTCGAGACCTTCCGCCGCGGATGGCGGACATACGGTCGCACGGCTTCATGagtatctctactaactattaagagtaTAGTGTAGACCGCCCCCGCCCTCCCCCAACCGCAATTCCTCTCCCTACGCGCGCGGATCACGCCCCCGGCGCGCAGGCCCGCCGCCTTGCCCCTACGAATCCCGCCGCGAAACCctacgcgcgcggattacgcgcccGCCGCGCACGCCCGCCGCCATGCCCCTACAGCACACCTGCCTCCCTACGTCGCCGTGACCGGAGGAGCCGCTGCTGTGGCCCCCATCTCCGCAGCCCAATCTCCGTGCCGACGCCGCCAGCTTCGGCAACCAGGCTTCCAATCCTCCTTCAGTGGCGAGGCGGAGTCGCCTCGCGGCGCTCATCGGGCGCGCGGCGGGGCGGCGCGGTCCCTCGATGCTGGTGCACGAGATGGCGGCGCTGCAACTGCAGCGGAGGCGCGTGGACTGGGCGCACTCCCGCCCCGTCCTCGCGCTCGACATCGCCTGGAACGTCGCCTTCGCCGCGACGGCCGCCGCCATGCTCTCGTCCTCTGCCGAGGAGAGCCCCATCAAGCCGCTCCACCTGTGGGTCTTCCCCTCCTCCTTCAGCGACGAGGCCGAGTCGCCTCGCGGCGCGCGGCGGGGCGGCGCGGTCCCTCGATGCTGGTGCGCGAGACGGCGGCGCTGCAACTGCAGCGGAGGCGCGCGGACTGGGCGCACTCCCGCCCCATCCTCGTGCTCGACATTGCCTAGAACGTCGGGGCGGCGCGGTCCCTCGATGCTGGTGCACGAGATGGCGGCGCTGCAACTGCAGCGGAGGCGCGTGGACTGGGCGCACTCCCGCCCCGTCCTCGCGCTCGACATCGCCTGGAACGTCGCCTTCACCGCGGCGGCCGCCGCCATGCTCTCGTCCTCTGCCGAGGAGAGCCCCATCAAGCCGCTCCACCTGTGGGTCTTCCCCTCCTCCTTCAGCGACGAGGCCGAGTCGCCTCGCGGCGCGCGGCGGGGCGGCGCGGTCCCTCGATGCTGGTGCGCGAGACGGCGGCGCTGCAACTGCAGCGGAGGCGCGCGGACTGGGCGCACTCCCGCCCCATCCTCGTGCTCGACATTGCCTAGAACGTCGCCTTCGCCACGGCGGCCGCCGCCGTGCTCTTGTCCTCTGCTGAGGAGAGCCCCGTCAAGCCGCTCTGACTGTGGGTCGTCGGGTACGCCACCCAGTGACTGGTCCACGTCGGGCTCGTCTGCGCCGACACCCGCCGCGAGACATGGCGCGCCCGAAGATCGGTGTCTGATGTCGAGTCTGCCGGTGCTGGGACAGACAGCTCGGACGCCGACAGCGAAGATGACGAAAGGGCGGAAGGGAGGAGCAGGTGGGACACGATCTAAACCTCAGCATCTTATGTTCTGTGATGTGCTGGGATTAGGATTAGGGTTTATGCAATGGACTCTGAAACTGTGCTCACTTGTGGGTGTGTGTTGACTTTTTAGCTATTCTTCGATATTTGGATTACTCTCACAGCTATACAGGTCGTTGCGAGACGATGAACACGTTGATATCATTTCTGTGGTGGATCATTGGATTCTACTGGATATTCTCAGGTGGGGAGGTGCTCAAGCACGGCGCTCCAAGGCTGTATTGGTATGCCACCTTCATTTTTGTTGCATCTGGATTCACCAATGACAACGTGCAATTAGTTTGGTTTGATTATACCAAGGATTGAATAAAAATGTCATACTAGATTTTGATGAGAATATGCAAAGTGCAATATACTATATCTTACGGAAGGTCTAAGAACCGttaaatctctactaactattaaggaggcagtgtagactgcccccgcatcATTCATAGATGGAAGCATAAGTGAACTATCATTTGATGGGCCCTTGAGAAATCCATGTCATCATCTGCAAGGTGAGCTAAGATCCTCATGTAATTTTCACTCAGAGTCCTTGTGTCATGTGTACTCTGTTATGTCATCATCTGATTATTTTCTGGCTACCATTAAGGTTGTAGATAGTTAACGATATATTTTTATTCCTGATGTTCTTGACCTACGGTGCATTTTTGCTAAACATTCAACACAAATATCAATGTATATATCTTCAAATTAACAAGAGAATGAAATAGTCAGATACAACACAACCCCCTTATCTCAGAAGAGAATAGGAAAAGGTTGACTAAAAGACTAGGAAAGAATACCTAAAACAAGCTAATATATTTCAAAAGTCTAGATCATGTAACATGTGGTTATTCAATTGGCGATGGCAATATGGTAGTTAGATGGTTGTTATAGCATTGCCAACAACCGATGGTTGTTATAGCATTGCCAACAACCCAACATGTTCAAATCAGGGTATGTTATGTACCATGTTAATTGAAACTGACTATTTGACATTCATATTGTTAAGTGTGCTTATGGCCATGAGCACCAAATCTGTGGAAACAGAGCAGATTATCTGAATTAGTATTGGAATATGTGAATGATCATCATTTGCTCGATGTGATGGTGTAGTTCTATAACAGATTAGTCATTGATGATGCATATTAGTGCTATTAGATTGTGAACGACCTTGATTTGATTTTGCTAAGTGTTATCTATGCTTTTGTTTCGGGACTTCAGAGTGTTGCCTATGCTTTTGTTGGGTATCCTGTTTATTATTGATGAGCTATCACCCAAAAGTTCCTTTTTTTAATTCAATCTGAGCTTCAAGATTACCCTTGTATGCATCCAGTTTATTTCTACTGGAATAGATTGATGATCTATCATTTGAAGTTCATTTGTTAGTTCAATTTGAGCTTAAATATTAGTAGATTACCCTTGGCTGCATCCAGTTTATTTCTTCTAAAGTAGATGGACTCAGTGATTGGAGTAAGTTGTAAGTGGTTGGGTTCTTCTCTACTCCTATAAATATCTACTAATATAAAGCAGGAGATTCAAATTTCCAGTTAAATTAAAAATGTGCACAAGATAAACCATAAAACAGCTAAAATGTATATACCCACAAGGCCACACTTTATTTCCAGTTGTTTGACGATCACTGATCACACTTCCCCTATAGGCGCAAATACGTGTCTGAAAATCGGTAGATGAGGTGCTCGACTCCGCCACCGCCGAAGCCCATTACTCCGCACTTCGTCTGGACGACCTCAACATCTAGGCTTCCGCCACGTCATACAAGAAATAAGTAACAACGTTTTACCTTGAGAATGGCCACCAGGAGCCCTTCGTCTTTGGTTGGTATATATACTTTTGATTGATTGGTTGGTTGGTTGATGAGTATGGCGTAACCTGTTGGTCGACCCATCCATGCAACAATGGGAAAACTGAAACATTTATGCTATTTTGCATGCACTGTGATTATTTAAATGGCTTCATTTGAAAAAAGGGTTTTATGAGAGAAATCATGaagagaaaaatgatgagaattcAGACAGCGACCTTGCATTCACTGGTGAGATTTTATTATATGTTGTAGCATATTTTACTTCGTTGGTTTCATGTTTTCGAGGAGTTTGTAGACTGACTTCGAAGTTCCAATGAGGTTCATTGTGACTGGAAACTCAGTACGGCAGTAACACACAACCTTATGATAGGAGCTCCAATAATCTGCACAGTCAGGTGCATGTGCATTGGCCAGATTTCAGATTTGGCAGGTTTGGGTTTGCATAGCTTATTTAGGAGTCTATGCAGATGATTAGATTTGCTGAAAAATAAAGGTAACTCCATTCACACTCGATGGTGCTTTGACACcaccctttcttttctttttatgagAATGCTTCACTACCGTCTACTACGAGTAACAGCATGGAATCTTTACCAATACTACAATACGTGTAGATGCTTGTGTTGATTATAGCTTCTCATTATCGTTTTGAGCAACAAATTTACCGCATGTGTCATGTTTTATATAGTTCCTCAATCTACCCACTCTGTCGCCCTATTTGACAGCTCTTTGTAAGAAACTAAGAATATCATATAAATACAATGTGTGTATATTGTGATATTGACTTGCAACTAATATCGTTCTTGTGTCTATGCTTTATGATTATGTTGTCCTACATCTACAGCTGGGCACGTATTTTATGAGAAGCAGGGGAAGATCAATGAAGATTATAAGAAGTTGTAGGATGGATGGTTGGATAATGGGGACAAAGTCCCTCCCGCTGAATTTGCTAAGGTAATAAGGGCCCGAATGATGGGCACTCCTATAATTAAACTATATCCTTCATCTTTATGATTCTTTTCGCCTATATCTGTCTCGTTTTATTGCTACTATATTGTAGGTTAAAAGAGAAGCCTATGAAGGAGCTGAGAAGAATGAGTTAAATAAAATGGAACCATACCCTCTTTTGCTTTTTTGTTGTTGCCTGTTAACACATCTGAAATTCTGAACTAACATAGAATATTGAGGTCGATAATATATGCGATGTTTATTTTTATATAATCATTGTGTACTAACATTTTGTCGTAAAAATAGATTAGTGTATAAGATGTCAACATATTAGTTTATGATTAAATATTATATATTTACTCTTCAGAAATAATTTGTACGATATTAATAATGTTCGTTCGACATTGTAATATATTTGGATCGATgtatttataataatattgtatatttatatCGTGACCATTGTACTGACGTTGTCTGTCACCAGGGTCCTCAGTCGTTGGAGGCTCGTCAATTTGcgttccgtggcatcgcacgggcatTTATCTAGTGAAGCAATAAGAATGAGTCTGCCTTCGGTTTGGTCGGTTTGGCCCATTCCGGGCCTAGTTCTAGGTAGAATAAATCAGTCTAGGTTAGAATCCGGTCTAGTATATTAGTAGTGTTCGTTTTAAACTAGGCCAGAAACAATCTTACCTTTACCTGATTTCAACTCACATCTTTCAATTCTCGGTCTGGAACGAGTCTAGGTGGTCTGTCTTCTGGATTGGTTCCTAATCTAAAAATGGGCTGGTGACCAGGAATGAGTAACAAGCCATGTTCCACTCGATCCTAGGCTAACTTGGTTACCGGTCTGGCTTGGATATCGGCCTGCCGAACGGGGCCTGATTGAATAGTGAATTATCTAGAAGTTGTGAGCATGCGACCTGCAATCAGTGATGACTGTGAGTGTGAGTCCGGCTCCGTGCAACGGTGCACCTTCAAATAGCGCCCTAGTGGCATGCGGTGTCTCTTCCATTTCTGTGGAATTCAGTAAGATGACAACCTACTATTATATTAGATGTTGGTCCCTTCTCCTTTTTGACCCCCATCGGTCACCTCTGAGGCATGGGCCTAGGGCCGACCCTGCCCCATGGCAGTGGCGTAGCTAAGGGATATGGGATATGCCAGGTATGTTATGCCATACACATGTATCCAGCATGTATATATATAGAGAGTAAATGAAAAAATATCTAAAATTGTTCAACATAGAAAACTATTACACTAATTATCTTGTAGCTTGTGATTTTTTTGAGTTTAGGTCTATGGCCACAGGACCTATCTAACGAATTCTTTGGATGACCTGCTAACATACAAAATCATAAAATTGACAGTCCAACATTCGGTTACTTAGATTTTTTAACGGATGCGACTCGTGAGTCGCGAGTGTGTGTAGACTTAAGTCAAGACATGGATTATGTATCTTTGAAGATCTCTCGGCTAAAAAATTAGACAAGTCTCCTTTTCATAACCTACACTACATTTTATAAACTATCAGTATAACTTTCCATCTATTTTATATTATAGTTTGTGAACATTTTTATCTTAGTTTTTAAATTTAAGACTTATTGTTATTTTTAACTTAAACTTTGAATATAAGACTTATTGTGTGTAATTTAGTGTATGTTGAAATTTTAAAACTATTACTGAATTATTAAATGGTTTAATGGAAATAGTTTGATCAGATGTATATGtaagttgtaaattttagttggCGTACCCTACGCCACTGTGCCTCATGCATGGGTAACCTACATCCGATTTGACATCCACAAATAGATTGATCGATGCGCCATGAAAAGTGTCTGCGGGATGAAAGGTCTTCAACTCTACACGCTAGCAGTAGTATTTAGTCTTGAGTTCGATTGGCAAATAGAAGATCCATTCATCAAAGCCATTTCAAGCTTTGATTCTGAGGCCGTGCAGCTAGCTCATTGTCGCACCATGAACAAGCTAGGTCGCTAATCAAGAAAGCTGTCATTCTCCCTTCCCTTCTTCAGTACGCAGGGGAACGAGCGAGGTCGAACAAGGGATAGGGTTAGCTCACCACCCCTGCCGGGCTGCCGGCTGCCACTACAGATTCAGTTTCCACGTGGCGGGACGCCAGTGGTCGGATAAGGGATAGGGTTAGCAGCTCATCACTCCTGAAACCCAAGGAGCGCCACACATGCCTGAGCCATATCACGCCTGCAGGCCCCATGCATCCATGCGTGCACAGGATTTCCTCCTAAAGATCGATCGCAGACTTTACTTAGGCCGTCACAAGCAGGAGACCCTCCTCAGCTAGTACCTACCGGCCAGTAGTCGTcgcgtctgcaggcagatctgagTTAGCCGGCGGATCCGATCCGTGCGCGTGCTGCTGTGTGTGTGTCGGTGGAGATGGCCACAGCTTACGCTCCCATGGCGAGCCAGGTGATGAAGAGCAGCCTCGTCGTGCACTCGAGGCCGAGGGGCCTGTCAGGCGCTGCTGCGCTCACGAGGCGGCCCGGCCGGTTCACCGTCAAGGCCATCCAGCCCGAGAAGGTCAGTAGACAAGAAAACAAAAGAAGAGCGCGCGAGAATTTGTGCATGCTGCTAGTGCTATCCATTCCGATCCAGAGCTCGTCTCTAgctctagctagctagctagcttacTGCTCTACTCGATTGTTCCGTACACGCATGCAGGCAACGTACCAGGTGGTGCAGCCCATCAACGGCGACCCGTTCATCGGCAGCCTGGAGACGCCGGTCACCTCCAGCCCGCTCGTGGCGTGGTACCTCTCCAACCTCCCGGCCTACCGCACCGCCGTGAGCCCGCTGCTGCGGGGCGTCGAGGTCGGCCTCGCGCACGGCTACCTCCTCGTGGGGCCCTTCGCGCTCACGGGCCCGCTCCGCAGCACGCCCGTGCACGGCCAGGCCGGCGCGCTCGGCGCCGCCGGCCTCGTCGCCATCCTCAGCGTCTGCCTCACCATGTACGGCGTCGCCTCCTTCAACGAGGGGGACCCGTCCACGGCGCCCACGCTCACGCTCACCGGCAGGAAGAAGGAGGCCGACAAGCTGCAGACCGCCGACGGCTGGGCCAAGTTCACCGGGGggttcttcttcggcggcatctcCGGCGTGCTCTGGGCCTACTTTCTCCTCTACGTGCTCGACCTCCCCTACTTCTTCAAGTAGAAATCATCAAAGATGCGTATATATATAGCTCCGGCCGATCCTCCTCTCTAGCTGCATGGTATGTAGGTGGTGTGGTCCTTGTTTCATTTCACTCCAGCGGTGATCAGCGCCGTGTATAAATGTAATTCCTCTGCTTTGCACATGGATGGATTGGGATGTAACCTGTTCAACTTTTTTTTACCTTATTGGATGCATCATTCAGAGCTAGTTTGTTAACCTCATTTTTTCAAAGGATTTCCATTTTCCCaagaaaaattagttcattttctcttagaaaaatagaaatcacTTAGGAAATTAGAGTTCTCAAACTAGCCTTCATAGAGTTTTTTTTCCTCCACCTAGCTAAATGCCTTCCCTATCAATAGAGCGTTCAAATGGTAATACAATTCTGTAGAAACATACAATTAGTAACGCGTCGACCACAAAATATTCAAGTGATGATATGATTTCCCTGGAGACCAGGAGGGATAAATAGTCCACTCCCATCTTTAAGGATTAGTTAGAACCATATCATGCATTATAAATATCAAAAGTTTGGATTTCTGCCATTAGTATTCGTCTATATAGAATAATACTGCAACAATTCCATGTTGCCCCAAACATGCTATGTTCTATGGATCCAATGATATTGGATCGACAGTTAGACATTTCATATGGTCCAAAATATCTACTTGTTCACGTTATCCATCTCATTGACACACAAACCTTAATTACACATCATCTCCTTCCTCTCCTTTCACATTCTTCTCCTCCATCTCCACTGAAAGCATATAGATCCCTAATTTAGTTTTCATGATTATTAGCGATATAAGCATTATGACTAACATGTGTTTTACAGTAGCATTACTTTAGTGATGTCATAATGATATTGGTTGATTGGCTACCAATAGTTTTTATGCTCCTATTGATTGAATTCATTTAATTTTACAAAGGATGAGTGCAAAGATTAAGGACCGACTAGTTCTAAATGTCAATGGTGTCAAGTGATGGATTAGCAAAGATTAAGGACCGACTAGTTCTAAATGTCAATGGTGTCGAGGGATGGATTAGTGATAGAGTCTTTGTTTTTTCTTTAGTCGTCCTATAAGGGGTATGGACTTTTAACTTGACCCAGTAAAATCTAGTGAGCGGATACGTTGCGCACTTGCAAAAATTTGTCCTAGGTAACTCAAAAGAAGTCCAAGATGGATTGAAATCAAAACCTAACTCAAAGATTGTTTGAATTGGATGAGCAATTGTGCTCTACATGCATCGTACGTACCCAATGGTGCATCAAACATGCATATTGCATTGTTTTTTCTTCAGTAAATAGGGTCGGCATAGGTGATGTTGGGTGTACACCATACTTGGTCTTGCAGTGTTTGTGTCTATGTGAGGATCGGAGCTGATGCACTGATCGAACCCACTTACTGGATAGTAGTTCTAGAGAGGGCTGCAAAATGCACTTTAGTAGGGTGCCAAAGCAAAAATAGCAATGTGTGGTAACAAGTGATGTCATATCGCTAGTTTTGATCCCACGAGATCTCGCCGCCATGAAAGGTTAGGTGGAAAAGTGCTCATTGGTTCCGCAGTCATGATCTGTTTTGGTCTAGTGATATTGTAGAGGCACTAACACTGTTCACATAGAGGTGTTGTGCCTAGCAACATGTTCTCCCAAAAGCGAACCTATGAGCCATCCTTCAGCTTAAAGGTGCCAAAATGAAGTCCGTCTTAACCTTTATTAGTCTATATCAAAAGTGGGAATCTCTTGTTTTCCACTCAACTTGTGATAAAGGTTCAATATTTGCTATGAATTAATTGTTTCGAGGTGTCATCTTACTTGAGGAGTTTTAAAAGTCACTTgctaaacaaaacattaatttttAAGCTTATGTCATGGATACATAGACCACCTTGGTCTTTAGAATGACATAGCACACTCCATTTATTAGCGAggcaattttttttcttttttcataTCCTTGCTACAAGAAACTAGAGTGGAAGTAATATACTTTTCAGCACTCCTTTAAggatactccctccgtcccactaTATAAGGCACAACCACCTCTGgttcaaagaccaagaaatgtATTTAATTGTGTCTATACCATTGCATCGATGTACGTATGCATAGAGAGAGCATGCCTTATATCGTGAGACAAGAACAAAAAGTGGTTACGCCTTATAtcatgggacggagggagtatcaaAGAAAGACATCACGTAAGTGAAAGACTAGTAAGCTCTGAATTAGTTAGTGTCAAGCAACCGCCAACGAAGAGGTGTTTACCCTTTCTAGCTACTGAGTTGTTTCTCATTTCTCAATGCGCTCGTCAACCTCCCTCCAGTTTGAGTTCCTCAATCGCCTATGATGGATTAGAATGCCAATGTAATTGATAGGAATTACCCTTCCTTGCATCTAAAAATATCCTTGTATTGATCTAGTTCACTCTAGGCTTTACCAGAGCAAAATAACTCGCTTTTATGGAAGTTGATTTTGAGCTCGGACACCATCTTAAAGGCAATGAGTAAGATTTTAATGTTCCTAGTCTTTTCGAAGTCATGTTCCAAAAACAATATCATACCATTAGCATATTGTAGTATAGATAAGACACCAACAACTAGACGGGGCACTATACCACTTATATGCACATCTTCTTTagcctctgagagcacctagaggggggtgaataggtgatcctgtaaaatcaagcaCTAAATagtcacaaaacttagttatagaagtgttagtgcgactaagtagttttgaggcgagttcttgaaaacaatcacaaagaaagcaacacaagagacacgcgattttatcctgtggttcggtcaagtaacacttgcctacttccatgttgtggcgtcccaatggacgagggttgcactcaacccctttcaagtgatccgatgatcaacttgaataccacggttttttccTTTAGTatgttttcccgtttgcgaggaatctccacaacttggagtctctcgcccttacaatagagatcacaaagaaagcatagagtaaggttggggagagcaacacacgcaagactcaaatacgtagcacaaccacgcacacaagtcacgacttgatcTCGAAAcgcaacacacggagttcgcaactcaaatggagctcaaatcactaacacaatgaagcgaatgcgcgggagcagagtctggatgcttaagaatacttagagaatgcttggtattctcctccctgcacctaggggttccttttatagccccaaggcagctaggagccgttgaagaccaacttggaaggccatccttgtcttctgtcgagtggcgcaccggacagtccggtgcgccaccggatagctactgtagacagtccggtgcacgatctccttccaaatttggcatatccgacCGTTGCCCCTCGGgatctgttggcgcaccggacactgtccggtgcacaccggacagtccggtgtgcccaaccgaccgttggcgtgaccacgtgtcgcgcgaagattgcgcggatGACCGTtgacgctggcgaccgttggctcaccggacagtccggtgcaccaccagatagtccgatgaattttagccgtatgccgctgatccttttcccgagagcgacgagttcgtcgcggatgctcacgggacagtccggtgcaccaccggatagtccggtgaattatagccgtacaccgccgtcgattcCCGAGAGTAGCATTTTCACcgaagaccagcctggcgcaccggacactgtccgatgcaccaccggacagtccggtgtgccaggccgagctggactttggctccacaaccaagtcttttgcaattcgatCCTCTTTTGTtcagcactgtttctagcacttagataaccacattagtattcaaaagcaatgtactaagtctagaaacgtacctttttctttgatttgcattTCCCTCTTCATTTAGCACTTAAGCACTTAGTCAatcgtgttgggcacttaatcaccaaaatattatagaaatggcccaagggcacatttccctttcggtctccccctttttggtgatttatgccaacacatcaaaaagcaacataagaagtgcaatatcaatgcaattgaagaccaaattgttttgttACTATAATttagcatatttggatcactctttgccaccacttggtttgtttttgcaaatcaaattcatttgcctatctctaagtcaaacacgcttgtttgGACACATAGAGAGATGTTTCAAGAGTAAAATCAATTCAAGTGCCCGAAAACTCCCCCCTTGTCCCACAATcaaaagagaccaacttttgcaataggagtattttggacaaatcacaaattctaactctactattttcaaaattcacaagtggttggctgatccatttgctttggccttaatttctccccctttggcattaagcaccaaagcgggatcatttttggccctttaaccccattgccacaCCAAAAAATGTCCAttgagagcaaaaaggcaatgagattgcaagtatgaacttggaagtaagtacactaataacggagtgcagtggaagtctttgcatcatccaagtccattttccctttcaatgcacctttgagactacatcaagagtACTCAAACAAACATAAcgtttcaaagggtcaagttgtagcacaactcccccttaatatgtgcatcattcgcaTGTGGACTTATGAGGTTCGGGGgtcacttgtacaacttgagcaccataaatagcaatgaataatgtaaatgctcaaagtaacatgatcaaaggcatagaacacatgtatgctatagatcaatccaagttacgaatctaagacatttagctcactacgtaacctgcaaaaccttttctcatctaagggcttagtgaagatatcggctaactggttctcggtgttaatatggtacacctcgatatctcccttttgctggtggtctctcaggaagtgatgtcggatgtctatgtgcttagtgcagctgtg of Zea mays cultivar B73 chromosome 8, Zm-B73-REFERENCE-NAM-5.0, whole genome shotgun sequence contains these proteins:
- the LOC100383080 gene encoding Photosystem I reaction center subunit XI, chloroplastic, encoding MATAYAPMASQVMKSSLVVHSRPRGLSGAAALTRRPGRFTVKAIQPEKATYQVVQPINGDPFIGSLETPVTSSPLVAWYLSNLPAYRTAVSPLLRGVEVGLAHGYLLVGPFALTGPLRSTPVHGQAGALGAAGLVAILSVCLTMYGVASFNEGDPSTAPTLTLTGRKKEADKLQTADGWAKFTGGFFFGGISGVLWAYFLLYVLDLPYFFK